The Leclercia sp. S52 genome has a segment encoding these proteins:
- the mdtK gene encoding MdtK family multidrug efflux MATE transporter, with protein MQKYFIEARQLLALAIPVILAQIAQTSMGFVDTVMAGGYSATDMAAVAIGTSIWLPAILFGHGLLLALTPTIAQLNGSGRRERIAHQIRQGFWLAGFVSVLIMLVLWNAGYIIHAMRNIDPALADKAVGYLRALLWGTPGYLFFQVARNQCEGLAKTKPGMVMGFIGLLVNIPVNYVFIYGHFGMPELGGVGCGVATAAVYWVMFFGMLSYVKRARSMRDIHYEAGFSKPDMAVVKRLVQLGLPIALALFFEVTLFAVVALLVSPLGIVDVAGHQIALNFSSLMFVLPLSLAASVTIRVGYRLGQGSTLDAQTAARTGIGVGVCMAVCTALFTVTLREQIALLYNDNPEVVILASQLMLLAAVYQISDSIQVIGSGVLRGYKDTRSIFFITFIAYWVLGLPSGYILALTDLVVDRMGPAGFWMGFIIGLTSAAIMMMLRMRFLQRQPSSVILQRAAR; from the coding sequence GTGCAGAAGTACTTCATTGAAGCGCGTCAGTTATTAGCTCTGGCGATCCCGGTCATACTCGCGCAAATTGCCCAAACCTCGATGGGATTCGTCGATACCGTGATGGCGGGCGGCTACAGCGCCACCGACATGGCCGCGGTCGCCATCGGCACCTCTATCTGGCTACCGGCGATTTTATTTGGTCACGGTCTGCTGCTGGCGTTAACCCCTACTATCGCGCAGCTGAACGGCTCCGGGCGACGGGAGCGTATTGCCCATCAGATCCGTCAGGGGTTCTGGCTGGCGGGTTTTGTCTCGGTGCTGATCATGCTCGTTCTGTGGAACGCGGGCTATATTATTCACGCCATGCGCAATATCGATCCGGCCCTGGCCGATAAAGCCGTCGGCTATTTACGCGCTCTGCTCTGGGGGACGCCAGGTTATTTATTCTTCCAGGTGGCGCGTAACCAGTGTGAAGGTCTGGCGAAGACCAAACCGGGCATGGTGATGGGGTTCATCGGGCTGTTAGTGAATATTCCGGTGAATTACGTCTTTATTTACGGTCATTTCGGCATGCCGGAACTGGGTGGCGTGGGTTGCGGCGTGGCGACGGCAGCGGTGTACTGGGTGATGTTCTTCGGCATGCTGTCATATGTGAAGCGCGCCCGTTCCATGCGCGATATTCACTACGAAGCCGGTTTCAGCAAGCCGGACATGGCGGTGGTGAAACGTCTGGTGCAGCTGGGCCTGCCGATTGCCCTGGCGCTGTTTTTCGAAGTGACGCTGTTCGCTGTGGTGGCGCTGCTGGTCTCCCCGCTGGGGATTGTCGACGTGGCCGGTCACCAGATCGCCCTTAACTTCAGCTCGCTAATGTTCGTTCTGCCGCTGTCGCTGGCCGCTTCCGTGACCATTCGCGTCGGGTATCGCCTCGGCCAGGGCTCTACCCTGGATGCGCAAACCGCCGCCCGCACCGGGATTGGCGTTGGGGTGTGCATGGCGGTCTGCACCGCGCTGTTCACCGTCACGCTGCGGGAGCAGATCGCCCTACTCTATAATGACAACCCGGAAGTGGTGATCCTCGCCTCCCAACTGATGCTGCTGGCGGCGGTGTATCAGATCTCCGACTCTATTCAGGTGATTGGCAGCGGCGTGCTGCGTGGCTATAAAGATACCCGCTCGATCTTCTTTATCACCTTTATCGCCTACTGGGTGCTGGGGCTGCCGAGCGGCTACATTCTGGCCCTCACCGACCTGGTAGTGGATCGGATGGGCCCCGCCGGCTTCTGGATGGGCTTTATTATCGGCTTAACCTCTGCTGCAATCATGATGATGCTGCGCATGCGTTTCCTGCAGCGCCAGCCATCAAGCGTGATTTTGCAACGCGCTGCACGCTAA
- a CDS encoding riboflavin synthase subunit alpha: protein MFTGIVQGTAKLVSIDEKPNFRTHVVALPDEMLDGLETGASVAHNGCCLTVTEINGNLISFDLMKETLRITNLGDLAEGDVVNVERAAKFSDEIGGHLMSGHIMTTAEVSKILTSENNRQIWFKVLDPSLMKYILYKGFIGVDGISLTVGEVTPTRFCVHLIPETLQRTTLGNKKLGHRVNIEIDPQTQAVVDTVERVLAAKEAAAIQQTLNDA from the coding sequence ATGTTTACTGGTATTGTGCAGGGCACCGCGAAACTGGTGTCCATTGATGAAAAACCCAACTTCCGAACCCATGTTGTGGCCCTGCCGGATGAGATGCTCGATGGGCTGGAGACCGGGGCATCGGTTGCGCACAACGGTTGTTGTCTGACGGTCACCGAAATTAACGGGAACCTGATCAGTTTCGATTTAATGAAGGAAACGCTGCGCATCACTAACCTGGGCGACCTGGCAGAGGGTGATGTGGTTAATGTGGAACGCGCGGCGAAATTCAGCGATGAAATCGGCGGACATTTAATGTCGGGCCATATTATGACCACGGCTGAAGTTTCTAAAATCCTGACCTCGGAAAATAACCGCCAGATCTGGTTTAAAGTTCTGGATCCATCGTTAATGAAATACATCCTTTATAAAGGATTTATTGGCGTGGACGGCATCAGCCTGACGGTGGGCGAAGTGACGCCAACCCGTTTCTGCGTTCACCTGATCCCGGAGACGCTGCAGCGCACCACCCTCGGCAATAAAAAGCTCGGCCATCGGGTGAATATTGAAATCGATCCGCAAACCCAGGCGGTGGTCGATACCGTCGAGCGCGTGCTGGCGGCCAAAGAGGCGGCCGCCATCCAACAGACGCTCAACGACGCGTGA
- the cfa gene encoding cyclopropane fatty acyl phospholipid synthase: MSSSCIEEVSIRNDDWFRIVNELLSRAGITINGPASSDLQIKHPDFFKRVLQQGSLGLGESYMDGWWECERLDIFFNNVLRAGLETQLPSHLKDTLRIATARLFNLQSKKRAWIVGKEHYDLGNDLFSRMLDPTMQYSCGYWKEATTLEQAQQDKLRLICEKLQLKPGMRVLDIGCGWGGLAHFMAQHYGVSVVGVTISAEQQKMAQARCEGLDVTILLQDYRDLRDQFDRIVSVGMFEHVGPKNYRTYFEVVDRNLKPDGLFLLHTIGSQKTDHHVDPWIDKYIFPNGCLPSVRQIANASEPHFVMEDWHNFGADYDTTLMAWHERFLAAWPEIADNYSERFKRMFSYYLNACAGAFRARDIHLWQVVFSRGVENGLRVAR, translated from the coding sequence ATGAGTTCATCGTGTATAGAAGAAGTCAGCATCCGGAATGATGACTGGTTCCGGATAGTCAATGAATTGCTGAGCCGCGCGGGTATCACCATTAACGGCCCGGCATCCTCCGATCTACAAATTAAACACCCCGATTTTTTTAAACGCGTCCTGCAGCAGGGCTCGCTGGGTCTTGGCGAGAGCTATATGGACGGCTGGTGGGAGTGTGAGCGGCTGGATATCTTTTTCAACAACGTCCTGCGGGCGGGCCTGGAAACACAGCTGCCCAGCCACCTGAAGGATACGCTGCGGATAGCCACCGCCCGCCTGTTCAACCTGCAGAGTAAAAAGCGCGCCTGGATCGTCGGCAAAGAGCATTACGATCTCGGTAACGACCTGTTCAGCCGCATGCTCGACCCCACCATGCAGTACTCCTGTGGTTACTGGAAAGAGGCGACCACCCTCGAACAGGCGCAGCAGGATAAATTACGCCTGATTTGTGAAAAACTGCAGCTGAAACCCGGCATGCGGGTGCTCGACATCGGCTGTGGCTGGGGCGGGCTGGCGCATTTTATGGCGCAGCACTATGGCGTCAGCGTGGTGGGCGTGACCATCTCCGCGGAGCAGCAAAAAATGGCACAGGCGCGCTGTGAGGGGCTCGATGTCACCATTCTGTTGCAGGATTACCGCGATCTGCGCGACCAGTTCGATCGCATCGTCTCGGTGGGGATGTTTGAGCACGTCGGGCCGAAGAACTACCGCACCTATTTTGAGGTGGTGGATCGTAACCTGAAGCCGGATGGTCTGTTCCTGTTGCACACCATTGGTTCACAAAAAACCGATCATCACGTCGACCCGTGGATCGATAAATACATCTTTCCGAATGGCTGTTTACCTTCAGTCCGCCAGATTGCCAATGCCAGCGAACCCCATTTTGTAATGGAAGACTGGCATAATTTTGGCGCTGATTACGATACTACCCTGATGGCATGGCATGAACGTTTCCTCGCCGCCTGGCCGGAGATCGCAGACAACTATTCCGAACGATTTAAACGGATGTTCAGCTATTACCTGAATGCCTGTGCCGGGGCGTTTCGCGCCCGTGATATTCATCTGTGGCAGGTTGTGTTCAGCCGCGGCGTGGAGAACGGGCTGCGGGTGGCGCGCTAA
- the punC gene encoding purine nucleoside transporter PunC has translation MTPGKGFLVWLGGLSVLGFLATDMYLPAFSIMQEDLQTPAAAISASLSLFLAGFAFAQLLWGPMSDRFGRKPVLLAGLAIFALGCLGMLWVRDATWLLVLRFIQAVGVCAAAVTWQALVTDYYPASRTNRIFATIMPLVGLSPALAPLLGSWILAHFSWQAIFAVLFVITLVLMIPAFFLKPTAAKKGQSEQRVTFFSLLRSRTYRGNVLIYAACSASFFAWLTGSPFILSDMGYSPAAIGLSYVPQTIAFLIGGYGCRAALQKWQGHQMLPWLLGLFGLSVIATWAVGFIPDVGLAELLIPFCLMAVANGAIYPIVVAQALRPFPQATGSAAALQNTLQLGLCFLASLLVSWLIATPLLTTTSVMLATVVLAALGYRMQYVPASQQEEGLHAESSRA, from the coding sequence ATGACACCCGGGAAAGGATTTTTAGTCTGGCTCGGCGGCTTAAGCGTGCTGGGCTTCCTCGCCACCGATATGTACCTGCCTGCCTTTTCGATCATGCAGGAGGATCTGCAAACCCCGGCGGCCGCCATCAGCGCCAGCCTGAGCCTGTTCCTGGCGGGCTTCGCCTTTGCCCAACTGTTGTGGGGCCCGATGTCCGACCGCTTCGGCCGTAAGCCGGTGCTGCTGGCCGGTTTAGCCATTTTCGCCCTCGGCTGCCTCGGCATGCTGTGGGTCCGGGATGCCACCTGGCTGCTGGTGCTGCGCTTTATTCAGGCGGTAGGGGTCTGCGCCGCGGCGGTGACCTGGCAGGCGCTGGTGACCGATTACTACCCTGCTTCGCGCACTAACCGGATTTTTGCCACCATCATGCCGCTGGTCGGGCTCTCTCCGGCGCTGGCGCCGCTGCTCGGCAGTTGGATCCTCGCCCACTTCAGCTGGCAGGCAATTTTTGCGGTGCTGTTTGTTATCACCCTGGTGCTGATGATCCCGGCGTTTTTCCTGAAGCCGACAGCGGCAAAGAAAGGACAATCTGAGCAACGCGTCACCTTTTTCTCGCTGCTGCGTTCGCGCACCTACCGCGGCAACGTGCTGATCTACGCCGCCTGCTCCGCGAGCTTCTTCGCCTGGTTAACCGGCTCGCCGTTTATCCTCAGCGATATGGGCTACAGCCCGGCGGCGATCGGCCTGAGCTACGTCCCGCAGACCATCGCCTTCCTGATTGGTGGCTATGGCTGCCGCGCCGCGCTGCAGAAATGGCAGGGTCACCAGATGCTGCCGTGGCTGCTGGGCCTGTTTGGCCTCAGCGTGATTGCCACCTGGGCGGTCGGGTTTATCCCGGACGTGGGCCTGGCTGAGCTGCTGATCCCCTTCTGCCTGATGGCGGTGGCGAACGGCGCGATCTACCCGATTGTGGTCGCTCAGGCTCTGCGTCCCTTCCCACAGGCAACCGGCAGCGCTGCCGCTCTGCAGAACACCCTGCAACTGGGCCTCTGCTTCCTGGCGAGCCTGCTGGTGTCATGGCTGATTGCCACCCCGCTGCTGACCACCACCAGCGTGATGCTGGCGACCGTGGTTCTGGCGGCGCTGGGCTATCGGATGCAGTACGTTCCTGCCAGCCAGCAGGAAGAGGGTCTCCATGCCGAGTCCTCACGGGCCTGA
- the punR gene encoding DNA-binding transcriptional activator PunR, whose product MWSEYSLEVVDAVARNGSFSAAAQELHRVPSAISYTVRQLEEWLAVPLFERRHRDVELTPAGVWFLKEGRSVIKKMQITREQCQQIANGWRSHISIAVDNIVRPERTRQMIVDFYRHFSDVELRVSQEVFNGVWDALADGRVEMAIGATQAIPVGGRYAFRDMGTLSWICVVASHHPLAAMEGPLSDDTLRNWPSLVREDTSRSLPKRITWLLDNQRRIVTPDWESSATCLSAGLCVGMVPVHFARPWIDSGKWVALSLENPFPDAACCLTWQQNDMSPALAWLLDYLGDSETMNREWLREPEMLAPGED is encoded by the coding sequence ATGTGGTCAGAATATTCTCTTGAAGTGGTGGATGCCGTCGCGCGTAACGGTAGCTTCAGCGCGGCAGCGCAGGAGCTGCATCGAGTTCCGTCCGCCATCAGCTATACCGTGCGTCAGCTGGAGGAGTGGCTGGCGGTGCCGCTGTTTGAGCGGCGTCACCGTGACGTGGAACTGACTCCAGCAGGGGTGTGGTTTCTCAAAGAAGGGCGGTCTGTTATCAAAAAAATGCAGATCACCCGCGAGCAATGCCAGCAGATTGCCAACGGCTGGCGCAGCCATATCTCCATTGCGGTGGATAATATCGTGCGCCCCGAGCGCACCCGGCAGATGATTGTCGATTTTTACCGCCACTTTTCGGACGTCGAGCTGCGGGTCTCGCAGGAGGTCTTTAACGGCGTCTGGGACGCGCTGGCGGACGGCAGGGTGGAGATGGCGATTGGCGCCACCCAGGCCATCCCGGTCGGGGGACGCTATGCGTTTCGCGATATGGGGACGCTGAGCTGGATCTGCGTGGTCGCCAGCCATCATCCGCTGGCCGCCATGGAAGGGCCGCTCAGCGATGATACCCTGCGCAACTGGCCCTCGCTGGTGCGCGAAGACACCTCCCGCTCGCTGCCGAAACGCATCACCTGGCTGCTGGATAACCAGCGGCGGATCGTCACCCCGGACTGGGAGTCGTCTGCCACCTGCCTCTCGGCCGGACTGTGCGTAGGGATGGTGCCGGTGCATTTTGCCCGTCCGTGGATCGACAGCGGCAAATGGGTGGCGCTGTCGCTGGAAAATCCCTTCCCGGATGCGGCGTGCTGCCTGACCTGGCAACAAAATGATATGTCACCGGCCCTGGCCTGGCTGCTGGATTATCTGGGAGACAGTGAAACGATGAACAGGGAGTGGCTGCGGGAGCCAGAGATGCTGGCTCCCGGAGAGGATTAA
- a CDS encoding YnhF family membrane protein produces the protein MSTDLKFSLITTIIVLSLIVASGLTAALH, from the coding sequence ATGAGTACCGATCTTAAGTTTTCGTTGATTACCACCATTATTGTTCTGAGCCTGATTGTTGCCAGCGGTCTGACTGCGGCACTGCACTGA
- a CDS encoding MFS transporter, which yields MRINFPLLALAIGAFGIGTTEFSPMGLLPVIARGVDVSIPAAGMLISAYAIGVMVGAPLMTLLLSHRGRRNALIFLMAIFTVGNVLSALSPDYTTLMLSRILTSLNHGAFFGLGSVVAASVVPKHKQASAVATMFMGLTIANIGGVPAATWMGEAIGWRMSFLATALLGVVSMIALFFSLPAGGAGEKPEVRKELAVLLRPQVLSALLTTVLGAGAMFTLYTYIAPVLHDINQATPAFITAMLVLIGVGFSIGNYLGGKLADKSVSGTLKGFLLLLIVIMLAIPWLARNEVGAAVAMVVWGMATFAVVPPLQMRVMRVASDAPGLSSSVNIGAFNLGNALGAAAGGAVISSGMGYSFVPVMGAIIAALGLILVFASERKQPEPVCATE from the coding sequence ATGAGAATCAATTTTCCGCTGCTGGCCCTGGCCATTGGCGCCTTTGGTATCGGCACAACCGAATTTTCCCCGATGGGCCTGTTACCGGTTATCGCCCGGGGCGTGGATGTCTCAATTCCCGCTGCAGGCATGCTGATCAGCGCCTACGCCATCGGCGTGATGGTGGGTGCGCCGCTGATGACCCTGCTGCTGTCCCATCGCGGACGCCGCAATGCGCTGATCTTCCTGATGGCGATCTTTACCGTCGGTAACGTTCTGTCGGCGCTGTCGCCGGATTACACCACCCTGATGCTGTCGCGTATTCTGACCAGCCTCAACCACGGCGCCTTCTTCGGCCTCGGGTCGGTAGTGGCCGCCAGCGTGGTGCCGAAGCACAAGCAGGCCAGCGCCGTCGCCACCATGTTTATGGGCCTGACCATCGCCAATATCGGCGGCGTGCCTGCCGCAACCTGGATGGGCGAAGCGATTGGCTGGCGCATGTCCTTCCTGGCGACCGCACTGCTGGGCGTGGTCTCGATGATCGCGCTGTTCTTCTCCCTGCCGGCTGGCGGGGCGGGTGAAAAGCCGGAGGTGCGTAAAGAGCTGGCGGTGCTGCTGCGTCCGCAGGTGCTATCTGCCTTGCTGACCACCGTGCTCGGTGCCGGTGCGATGTTCACCCTCTATACCTACATTGCCCCGGTGCTGCATGACATCAACCAGGCGACGCCGGCCTTTATCACCGCCATGCTGGTGCTGATTGGCGTCGGTTTCTCCATCGGCAACTATCTGGGCGGCAAGCTGGCGGATAAGTCCGTGAGCGGCACCCTGAAAGGCTTTTTACTGCTGCTGATCGTCATCATGCTGGCTATTCCGTGGCTGGCGCGTAATGAAGTGGGCGCGGCCGTGGCGATGGTGGTGTGGGGCATGGCGACCTTTGCGGTGGTACCGCCGCTGCAGATGCGCGTCATGCGCGTGGCCAGCGATGCGCCGGGATTATCGTCGTCGGTGAACATCGGTGCCTTTAACCTGGGCAATGCATTGGGGGCGGCAGCCGGTGGGGCCGTTATTTCCAGCGGGATGGGTTACAGCTTTGTGCCGGTGATGGGGGCCATCATCGCGGCGCTGGGGCTTATTCTGGTCTTTGCCTCTGAACGAAAACAACCTGAGCCGGTTTGCGCCACTGAATAA
- the sodB gene encoding superoxide dismutase [Fe], giving the protein MSFELPALPYAKDALAPHISAETLEYHYGKHHQTYVTNLNNLIGGTAFEGKSLEEIVRTSEGGVFNNAAQVWNHTFYWHCLAPNAGGEPTGELAAAITAAFGSFAEFKAKFTDAAVKNFGAGWTWLVKEADGNLAIVSTSNAGTPLTTRATPLLTVDVWEHAYYIDYRNARPNYLEHFWALVNWEFVAKNFAA; this is encoded by the coding sequence ATGTCGTTTGAATTACCTGCATTACCGTATGCAAAAGACGCCCTGGCCCCGCACATCTCGGCGGAGACCCTGGAATACCACTACGGCAAACACCACCAGACCTACGTGACCAACCTGAACAACCTGATCGGCGGCACCGCATTCGAAGGGAAATCCCTCGAAGAGATCGTGCGCACGTCCGAAGGCGGCGTGTTTAACAATGCCGCTCAGGTGTGGAACCACACCTTCTACTGGCACTGTCTGGCACCCAACGCAGGCGGCGAACCGACGGGTGAACTGGCGGCAGCCATTACTGCTGCGTTCGGTAGCTTTGCGGAATTTAAAGCGAAGTTCACCGATGCCGCGGTGAAGAACTTTGGCGCAGGCTGGACCTGGCTGGTAAAAGAGGCCGACGGCAATCTGGCGATCGTTTCAACCTCCAACGCGGGAACGCCGTTAACCACCCGCGCTACCCCGCTGCTGACCGTCGACGTCTGGGAACATGCGTATTACATCGATTACCGTAATGCGCGCCCGAACTACCTTGAGCACTTCTGGGCGCTGGTAAACTGGGAATTTGTGGCGAAGAACTTCGCGGCATAA
- the grxD gene encoding monothiol glutaredoxin 4 codes for MSTTIEKIQQQIAENPILLYMKGSPKLPSCGFSAQAVQALSACGERFAYVDILQNPDIRAELPKYANWPTFPQLWVDGELVGGCDILIEMYQRGELQQLIKETAAKYKSEEPGAE; via the coding sequence ATGAGCACTACTATTGAAAAAATTCAGCAGCAGATTGCTGAAAACCCGATCCTGCTGTACATGAAAGGTTCCCCGAAACTGCCAAGCTGTGGTTTCTCCGCTCAGGCGGTCCAGGCGCTCTCTGCCTGTGGCGAACGTTTTGCTTACGTTGATATTCTGCAGAACCCGGATATCCGCGCTGAGCTGCCAAAATACGCGAACTGGCCGACCTTCCCGCAGCTGTGGGTTGACGGCGAACTGGTTGGCGGCTGCGACATCCTGATTGAGATGTATCAGCGCGGTGAGCTGCAACAGCTGATCAAAGAGACGGCTGCGAAATACAAATCTGAAGAGCCAGGCGCCGAGTGA
- the rnt gene encoding ribonuclease T has protein sequence MSDNAQLTGLCDRFRGFYPVVIDVETAGFNAKTDALLEIAAITLKMDEQGDLLPDSTLHFHVEPFEGANLQPEALAFNGIDPHNPLRGAVSEYEALHAIFKMVRKGMKDQNCNRAIMVAHNATFDHSFMMAAAERASLKRNPFHPFVTFDTAALSGLALGQTVLSKACITAGIEFDGTQAHSALYDTERTTELFCEIVNRWKRLGGWPLQEADDNA, from the coding sequence ATGTCCGATAACGCTCAACTTACCGGTCTGTGCGACCGTTTTCGTGGTTTTTATCCTGTAGTCATTGATGTCGAAACCGCTGGATTTAACGCCAAAACCGATGCGCTGCTGGAAATTGCCGCCATCACGTTGAAAATGGATGAACAGGGCGATTTGCTGCCGGACTCCACGCTGCATTTCCATGTCGAACCCTTTGAAGGGGCGAACCTGCAGCCGGAGGCGCTGGCGTTTAACGGCATTGATCCGCATAACCCACTGCGCGGGGCGGTCAGTGAATATGAGGCGCTGCATGCCATTTTTAAAATGGTGCGCAAGGGCATGAAAGACCAGAACTGTAATCGCGCGATTATGGTGGCGCATAACGCGACCTTCGATCACAGCTTTATGATGGCCGCCGCCGAGCGTGCATCACTGAAGCGTAATCCGTTCCACCCGTTTGTCACCTTCGATACCGCCGCATTAAGCGGGCTGGCGCTGGGGCAAACCGTGCTGTCGAAAGCCTGCATCACCGCCGGCATTGAATTTGACGGTACCCAGGCGCACTCTGCCCTGTACGATACCGAGCGCACCACGGAACTGTTTTGTGAAATTGTGAACCGCTGGAAACGCCTTGGTGGCTGGCCGCTGCAGGAAGCCGACGACAACGCATAA
- the gloA gene encoding lactoylglutathione lyase yields the protein MRLLHTMLRVGDLQRSIEFYTNVLGMTLLRTSENPEYKYSLAFVGYGPESDEAVIELTYNWDVDSYELGTAYGHIALEVDNAAEACERIRSNGGNVTREAGPVKGGTTVIAFVEDPDGYKIELIEAKDAGRGLGN from the coding sequence ATGCGCCTACTTCACACCATGCTGCGCGTCGGCGATCTGCAACGTTCCATTGAGTTCTATACCAACGTGCTGGGCATGACCCTGCTGCGCACCAGCGAAAACCCGGAGTACAAATACTCTCTGGCGTTTGTGGGTTACGGTCCGGAGAGCGATGAAGCCGTTATCGAACTGACCTATAACTGGGATGTTGATAGCTACGAGCTGGGCACCGCCTACGGCCACATCGCGCTGGAAGTGGATAACGCGGCAGAAGCCTGCGAGCGTATCCGCAGCAACGGCGGCAACGTGACCCGTGAAGCGGGTCCGGTTAAAGGCGGCACCACGGTGATCGCTTTTGTCGAAGATCCAGACGGTTACAAAATCGAACTGATCGAAGCCAAAGACGCCGGTCGCGGTCTGGGCAACTGA
- a CDS encoding alkene reductase gives MSAEKLFTPLKVGAIVAPNRVFMAPLTRLRSIEPGDIPTPLMGEYYRQRVSSGLIISEATQISAQAKGYAGAPGLHSPEQIAAWKKITDGVHAEEGRIAVQLWHTGRISHSSIQPGGEAPVSASALNAGTRTSLRDENGHAIRVDTTTPRALELDEIPGIVDDFRQAVANAREAGFDLVELHGAHGYLLHQFLSPSSNQRTDQYGGSVENRARLVLEVIDAVSKEWSADRIGIRVSPIGSFQNVDNGPNEEADALYLIEELAKRGIAYLHMSEPDWAGGEPYTDAFRQKVRDRFPGVIIGAGAYTPEKAEDLINKGLIDAVAFGRAYIANPDLVARLERKAELNPQRPESFYGGGAEGYTDYPSL, from the coding sequence ATGTCAGCCGAAAAATTATTCACCCCGCTTAAAGTGGGCGCGATCGTTGCACCAAACCGCGTCTTTATGGCACCCCTTACCCGTCTGCGCAGCATTGAGCCGGGCGATATCCCGACGCCGCTGATGGGCGAATACTACCGTCAGCGCGTCAGCTCGGGTCTGATCATCTCTGAAGCGACCCAGATCTCCGCCCAGGCCAAAGGCTATGCGGGCGCACCTGGTCTGCACAGCCCTGAGCAGATCGCAGCGTGGAAGAAGATCACTGACGGCGTGCATGCCGAAGAGGGCCGTATCGCGGTCCAGCTGTGGCACACAGGCCGTATCTCTCACAGCAGCATTCAGCCGGGCGGCGAAGCGCCGGTTTCGGCCTCTGCGCTGAATGCGGGCACCCGCACTTCCCTGCGTGATGAAAACGGCCATGCGATCCGCGTCGACACCACCACCCCACGCGCGCTGGAGCTGGACGAGATCCCGGGTATCGTTGACGATTTCCGCCAGGCGGTTGCTAACGCCCGTGAAGCCGGTTTCGACCTGGTCGAGCTGCACGGTGCTCACGGCTATCTGCTGCACCAGTTCCTGTCGCCGTCTTCTAACCAGCGTACCGACCAGTACGGCGGCAGCGTTGAGAACCGCGCCCGTCTGGTGCTGGAAGTGATTGATGCCGTCTCGAAAGAGTGGAGCGCCGATCGCATCGGGATCCGCGTTTCGCCAATCGGTTCCTTCCAGAACGTCGATAACGGCCCGAACGAAGAAGCCGACGCGCTGTACCTGATTGAAGAGCTGGCAAAACGCGGCATCGCCTATCTGCACATGTCCGAGCCAGACTGGGCCGGCGGCGAGCCGTACACCGACGCGTTCCGCCAGAAAGTGCGCGACCGCTTCCCGGGCGTGATCATCGGAGCCGGTGCCTATACGCCAGAGAAAGCGGAAGATTTGATTAACAAAGGGCTGATTGATGCCGTGGCCTTTGGCCGCGCCTACATCGCCAACCCGGATCTGGTGGCGCGCCTGGAGCGCAAAGCCGAGCTGAACCCACAGCGCCCGGAGAGCTTCTACGGCGGCGGCGCGGAAGGTTATACCGATTACCCTTCTTTATAA
- a CDS encoding TetR/AcrR family transcriptional regulator yields the protein MNKHTEHDTREHLLATGERLCMHRGFTGMGLSELLKTADVPKGSFYHYFRSKEAFGVALLERHYAGYHQRLAAHFASGNGNCRDRVLAYYQETLAQFCAQGIISGCLTVKLSAEVCDLSEDMRTAMDKGATGVITLLAQALAKGRDEKSLTFVGEPLTQAQVLYSLWLGANLQAKMSRSALPLESALDHVKNIIATPAV from the coding sequence ATGAATAAGCATACTGAACACGATACACGCGAACACCTCCTGGCGACCGGCGAGCGGCTGTGCATGCACCGCGGGTTTACCGGGATGGGGCTGAGCGAACTGCTGAAAACCGCCGATGTGCCGAAGGGGTCGTTCTATCACTACTTCCGCTCCAAAGAGGCGTTTGGCGTGGCCCTGCTGGAGCGCCACTATGCGGGCTACCATCAGCGTCTGGCCGCGCACTTCGCCAGCGGTAACGGCAACTGTCGCGATCGTGTTCTGGCTTATTATCAGGAGACGCTGGCCCAGTTTTGTGCCCAGGGCATTATCAGCGGCTGTCTGACGGTGAAACTGTCTGCCGAGGTGTGCGATCTCTCCGAAGATATGCGCACCGCGATGGATAAAGGGGCAACGGGTGTGATCACCCTGCTGGCGCAGGCGCTGGCGAAAGGGCGGGATGAAAAATCACTGACCTTCGTCGGCGAACCGCTCACCCAGGCGCAGGTGCTCTACTCCCTGTGGCTGGGCGCCAACCTGCAGGCCAAAATGTCCCGCAGCGCGCTGCCGCTGGAGAGCGCGCTGGACCATGTTAAAAATATCATTGCGACGCCTGCCGTTTAA